The Changchengzhania lutea genomic sequence AATAGCAATAGCAGCCATAAATACAACTACAGACCGAAGTAAAGGTGCTTTTTTTTTATTAAAAAACCGATAACCAAAAATAAGTAGAAAAGCTACAATTACAGAAATCATAACATCATACTTTAAAGCGCTCACGGCTATAATTATCAGTAAGATGACTGTGTTTAAATAACTTTGCGGAAGCCCTTCCCTGTACAGTACAAAAAAGAAGGATGCATAAACGATAGTGCTCCCGGCATCGTTTTGCAAAAGAATTAAAATTGCAGGTATGATAATTATAATAAATGTTTTTATCTGATCTTTAAAGTTCTTAATGTTGGTATTTAAATCGCTTATGTATTTCGCTACTGCAAGTGCTGTGGCAGCCTTGGCAAACTCACTTGGTTGGAATGTCATACCGCCAATGGCGTACCATGACGTGGCGCCATTTACATTTTTACCAAATATAAATAACCCAACTAAGGACAGCATAGAGATTATATAAATGACGCTTGAAAACCGTTCATAAAACTTAGTGTCAATGGATAGTATAACGACGATTAGCCCAAAGGTTAACAATATAAAAATGAGTTGCTTGCCGTAAGGTTCAGAGAGATTAAAATAGTTGATATCTCCGCCAGAATAGGATGCCGACATGATATTTAGCCAACCAAAGCCAACTAATAATAAAAAAAGAAAAATGGTAATCCAGTCGAATTTAAAATGTTTGTCAGTTTCTCTTAGCATTAATAATTGATTCTAAAAGGTTCTCCAGAATAAGGTTTTGCGTATTCTTCTTCCAAACTTTTCTCCATAACTAACTTTTCCATATACTTTAAGGATACCTCTCCTTTAATGTATTTTTCAATCATCAAACTGGTAATCCTACCTGCCCAACGTGCACCATAATACCCGTTTTCAACAAAAACGGCAATGGCTATCTTAGGATTGTCCTTTGGAGCAAAAGCTATAAATATAGAATGATCTGTAAGTTGCGTTCTCACACTGTCAATTTTAGTAAAATTTTCAGCCGTACCAGTTTTTCCACAAATTTCTATTCCAGGAACTTGTAAAAAATGAGCCGTTCCTTTGTTATAAACATCATAAAGGCCTTGGACTACTGGTTCAAAATGTTGTTTGTCTATGCTGGTATATTTAGGTGTTGTATATTTTAAATCTAGTTTTTGGTTTTCAATAGTTTTAATAATATGGGGTGTATAGTAATGTCCTCGATTTGCGATAGCCGCGGTCATATTTGCCAATTGAATTGGGGTCACAAGAACTTCACCTTGGCCAATAGCATTGGAGATTATGGTGGTTGCCCCCCATCTAAAATCTGGATACCATTTGTTATAATAATCGCCATCTGGGATATTGCCTTTTTTTCCAATAGGCAAATCATAACCTAAAAAATCACCTAGACCGAAACTTTTAATATGATCGCTCCATGTATTCATGGCGGTATAGGCGTCTCCATCTTTATCAATAGTTTTCCTAAAGGCGTTTGCAAAATAGGAGTTACATGATTTTGCAATCCCCAAGTTTAAATTACGCTTTCCGCCACCGCAGTGGCAACCCATCGGTTTTCTTCCTCCATAATGATAGGCTCCTGTACAAAAAACGGTTGTGTTAGGTGTAATGGCATTTTCTTGAAGGGCTGTTAAAGCAATTAAGGCTTTAAAAGGTGACCCAGGTTCATGCATTCTCAAAAGACCTCTATCAATAAGTGGTGTGCTAATGGTGTCAGTATAAAGTTTTGTATAGTTTTTAGATCGCTTTCTGCCCACCAGTAAATTAGGATTGTATGTGGGTGCGGATACTAATGTTAAAATTTCACCCGTAGCTGGTTCTATGGCAACAATTCCACCGCGTTTATTTTGCATTAAAAGTTCACCATAGGCCTGTAATTCTGCATCAATGGTAATAGTAATATCTTTTCCTTGAACTGGAATGGTATCAAACTTTCCGTCTTTATAGGGCCCAATATTTCTATTGAATCTATCTTTTTGTATAAATTTAATGCCTTTAGTGCCTCTCAATTCCTTTTCGTAAGAGAGTTCTACCCCTTGTTTTCCGATAAGATCTCCTCTTTTATAATAGGCATTTTTATCAACCGTGGCTTGATTAACTTCGGCAATAAAACCTAAAACATTTGCACCAATTGAAGTTTGGTATTCCCTTAAAGAACGTTTCTGGATATAAAACCCTTCGAACTTCCGCATTTTTTCCTGAAGCACAGCATAATCTTCCTTAGAAAGATGCGATACAAAAACGGAGGGTAATCGCGGAGAATAATGTCTGGCTTTATTATATTGTTTTAAGAACTGTTCTTTGTCAATATGCAACAGGGAGCAAAACTCTAAAGTGTCTAGGGCTTTGACTTCACGAGGAATGACCATGACATCATAGGAAGGTTGGTTTGCTACTAGAAGCTCACCATTTCTGTCATAAACAAAGCCGCGCTTCGGGTAATCATATACTTTTCTAATAGCATTGTCTTCAAACAAACTCTGGGTGTTTGGAGAATAGACTTGCAAGTAAAATAGTCTTGATAAAAACAAAAGACCAACAAGAATAATAGTTATGAAAAGTAAAAATTGTCTCATCGTTTTTTCTTACTAAAAATAGTAGTTAGTAGTATACAAAGTAAAATAGTGAATATACCTGAAAATAACGTTTTTTGTAACACTAAAATTATCCTAGACATATTAAAAATTTCTAAAGAAAATAGGACAAGATGATGCAATAGGGTTAATATGGTGAAATAGGTCAGTTTAGATCCGAATTCTAAATTATGGAACTTTACGGTCTGGTTTTCATATTGAACTCCAAATGCAAATCTAAGAATAACAGGTCTTGCGTAAGCTATACTAACGGATGCGGCGGCGTGCATCCCTCCAGAATCCTGAAACATATCAATAGCTAATCCTAATAAAAAACTCAAGATCAGAAACGTTGAACGGTCATTCTTGATGGGAAAAAGAATGATAAAAAGGATGTAAATATATGGGTTGATATAACCCAAAAAGTTAATATGGTTGAATATGAGTACTTGAAAAAGCAGTAGAAAAAAAAATCGAATGGTATGTATAGAGATAATGTTATTCATTCAATAAAGTATTTATCTCTGGACTATTTTTGTTTTCAATAATTTGAATGTGCTCCAAATTAGTCATATCATTAAAAAGCTTTAAATTAATGGTGTAGTAATTTTCGGCTTCACCTAAATTAAAATTAGCCACAGTACCTACTGGAATACCTTTAGGAAATATGGAAGATCGGCCAGAAGTAACAATAGTATCTCCAGTTTTTAGGGGTGCTATTTTAGGAATATCTGTTAATTGTGCATATGCCGTACTGTTGCCATCCCATGTGAGCGTACCAAAATGGTTTGTTTTTTGTAACTGTGCACTAATCTTACTGGTTGTATTTAAAACAGAAATTACCGTTGCGTAATTATTACTTACGTTATTGATAATACCAACAATGCCTTTGCTGGTAATAACACCAAAATCTTCATTTATACTATCATGACGCCCTTTGTTTATAAGTAAAATATTGGCTGAGGCACTGTAACTATTCCTAATAATTTTAGCAGTGCTAAACTGATAATTTTCGCCATAGGAAGCTGTATCGATATAAGTAGAATCTTGGTCACGTCCAGAATTATATACGATGGCCTTTAAGCGCTTGTTTTCTTCGGAAAGCATCTCGTTTTGAGATTTTAAACTAAAATATGATGTAAAACCATTTAAGGAATTGTAAATGCCACCACTTAAAAAATTAGCCGAATTGATAAATTTACTTTTATGGTAGGAATGCGACTGAATGGTAAAAAAAACACCCAAAGAAAATAGCAACAAGAACAACAAAAAAGATTTGTTTCTTATTATGAAATTAATAATCTGTTGCATGAGTTATGGGACTGTTTAGTCTTTGTTACTTAATCAATACACTCTTGTATTTAGGTAGGTTTTTAAGTGTAATTCCTGTACCTCTAACAACGGCTCTTAATGGGTCTTCTGCAATATAAACCGGCAAGTCTGTTTTTTGGGATAATCGTTTATCCAGTCCGCGTAACATAGACCCACCACCTGCTAAATAAATACCGGTATTATAGATATCGGCAGCTAATTCTGGAGGCGTTTGTGAAAGCGTTTCCATAACCGCATCTTCAATACGAAGAATCGATTTATCTAATGCCTTTGCTATTTCTCTATATGAGATTTGAACTTGTTTTGGTTTTCCTGTTAGTAAATCACGCCCTTGAACACTCATGTCTTCTGGAGGTAATTCTAAATCTTCAGTAGCAGCACCAATTTGGATTTTTATCTTTTCAGCAGTACGTTCACCAACATATAAATTGTGTTGGGTACGCATGTAATAAACAATATCGTTAGTAAATACGTCTCCCGCAATTTTAACAGATTTATCACAGACAATGCCACCAAGCGCAATGACTGCAATTTCAGTTGTACCACCACCTATATCCACGACCATGTTTCCTTTGGGTTGCATAATATCTACACCAATACCAATGGCCGCAGCCATAGGTTCATGTATTAAGTACACTTCTTTACCATTAACACGTTCTGCACTTTCCTTAACAGCACGCATCTCCACCTCTGTAATCCCTGAAGGAATACAAATGACCATGCGTAAAGCTGGTGTAAAAAACTTCTTTTTTAATGCGGGAATGTTTCTAATGAACATACTTATCATCTGCTCTGAAGCATCGAAATCTGCAATAACACCGTCCTTTAACGGGCGAATGGTTTTGATGTTCTCATGGGTTTTTCCTTGCATTAAACTGGCTTCTTGACCAACGGCAATAATTTTGCCAGAGACCCTATCTCTAGCAACTATAGAAGGCGCATCAACAACGACCTTGTCATTGTGAATAATAAGCGTATTGGCAGTACCTAAATCTATTGCAATATCTTCTGTCAGGAAGTCAAAAAATCCCATATGTAATTTGTGGTTTTATAGGTTCAAAAAAAGTAATCTTGTAAATGTAATAAAAGTTGATAAATATCTATGTCCTTTGGTCGAAATTCGGATAAATTCTGAATTGATCTAAGGTCAATAATCGTTTAATGTTTAAAATGACGTGTTCCAGTCATAACCATGCTCAAGTTATTGGCATTGCAAAAATCAATACTAAGCTGATCTTTAATAGAGCCACCCGGTTGAATGACTGCCGAAATTCCTGCATTTTTTGCAATTTCAACACAGTCTGGGAACGGAAAAAAAGCATCACTTGCCATAACTGCTCCTTCTAAATCAAATGTAAAGGATTGTGCTTTATGGATGGCTTGATTTAAAGCATCAACACGACTGGTTTGTCCTGTTCCGCTAGCGCATAATTGTTTGTTTTTTGCTAAAACGATGGTGTTCGATTTGGTGTGCTTGCAAATTTTTGAAGCAAAGATTAAGTCATCTAACTCATTTTGTGTTGGTTTATTGTTTGTTACATGTTTTAAACCTTTAGCCGTATCTGTAATAGTATTTCTGTCTTGTACTAAAACACCATTTAAACAACTTCTTATATTGGTTTTAGGCATTTCAACGTCATGAATTTCAAGTAAAATTCTGTTCTTTTTGCCTTTTAAAACTTCTAAAGCTTCGGCAGCAAATGAAGGTGCAATAACCACTTCACAGAATAATTTATGAATCTCTTCAGCGGTATCTAAATCAATTTCTTTGTTGCTAATTAAAACCCCGCCAAAAGCTGAAACAGGGTCGCCTGCTAGGGCATCAACATAGGCTTGATGAAGCGAGTCACGTTGTGCTAAACCACAGGCGTTATTATGTTTTAAAATAGCAAAAGTAGGCGCGTCATTTTTAAATTCTAACATGAGGTTTACCGCAGCATCAACATCTAAAAGGTTATTGTAACTTAATTCCTTTCCATGAAGTTTTGTAAAGAGTTTATCGAAATTTCCGAAGAAAAATCCTTTTTGGTGAGGGTTTTCGCCATACCGTAAAACCTTTCCATTAGTCTCGCTAATCTTTAATACAGCTTCATCATGATTTTGATTAAAGTAATTAAAAATAGCTGTGTCATAATGTGAAGATACGTTAAAAGCTTTTCCAGCAAAACGTTTTCTGTCTTCTTCAGAAATACTTCCGTTGTTTTCAGAAATAAGCTCTAAAAATTCAGCGTAATCATCAACTGAGGACACACAAATCACATCAGCATAATTTTTAGCAGCAGCACGAATTAACGATATACCACCAATATCTATTTTTTCAATAATATCTTGTTCACTAGCACCAGAAGCTACCGTTTTTTCAAAGGGGTATAAATCTACAATAACCACGTCAATTTGTGGAATGTCATAAGATTCTAACTCGGCTACATCACCAGCATGATTTTGTCTATTTAAAATGCCACCAAATACTTTAGGGTGCAGTGTTTTTACACGGCCACCTAAAATAGACGGATAGGAGGTCACATCTTCAACAGGGACAACATTGATACCTAAATCATTAATGAATTTTTGAGTTCCGCCTGTAGAATAAATGGTCACTCCTTGTTCATTTAATTTTTGTACAATAGGTTCTAAACCGTTTTTGCTAAAAACCGAAATTAAAGCCGATTTAATTGTTTTTTGGTTGCTCATGTTGTCGTGTTGTTTGTTTAATTTTTAAAAGCCTGAATACTGATTCTAATACAAGGTGGTTTTATGAGTGCAAAAGTAATTATTTAATGCAAAAGGAGTTATAGGGATACTGGAAAAAAAGACTCTTTTTTCAACTAAAAAGGGAAGTTGTTAACAACTATAAAATTTCGGCAACTTTCTGACAAACAAACTCTAAAAACCGTTCGTCTTTTTCTGAGAAAGGGTGAGGCGTATTGGAGTCGATATCTATTTGACCTATGTTTTCTCCGTCAATAAAAATTGGAATTACAATTTCTGCTTTTACGGTAATACTACAGGCAATATAATTATCTTGAGCAGAAACATCTGGCACCACAAAATTCTCATTACTTAGTGCGACTTGCCCACAAATGCCTTTTCCAAAAGGAATGATGGTATGATCTGTAGGTTCCCCAACGTAAGGCCCTAATTTGAGTTCATTTTTATCGCCATTTTTAAAATAAAAACCTACCCAGTTGTAATAGGGGATATTTGATTCGAGTAATTCACAAATTTCTAACAAACGCGCATCTACAGATTTACTATTTTTCATAATGCTGTTTACTTGAGTTCTTAGGGGTTCAAAAGTCATAACTTAAAAAGTTTTGGCAAAAGTATTTAAAAAGGTGTAATTTCGATATTCAGTTTTATAAAATTTAACTTAATAAGTTTAGAGCTTACTGTTGAAAACACTTTTATTAAAATATAAGTCTGTTATAAAGTTTATTCTTACTTTTTTGTTGGTGTATATGGTGTTGACCATTCTATACAATCTGTATTTAGATGCATCAGACGGGTCGATATACTATCCAGACTATTTTACGCATTTGGTGGCTATTCAAACGGAGTCCTTGTTGAATTCCTTTGGATACCATGCCGTACTCATTCCGCATCCAGATGAGCCCTCAATGAAGCTTATTTTAAACGGCACCTATCTGGCGCGAATTATTGAAGGTTGCAATGGCGTGAGCATCATCATTCTATTTCTATCTTTTATAGTGGCATTTTCAGGGGCATTTAAAACAACCTTGTTTTACATCCTTTCCGGAAGTGTGTTAATTTATGCTGTTAATTTGTTGCGAATTGTAATTTTAACCATAGGTTTATATCATTATCCAGAACATGCCAACCTGTTACACAATGTTATTTTTCCTGGGATTATTTATGGAATGGTGTTTTTGTTATGGATATTTTGGGTCAATCGTTTTTCTAAATTGAATAAAAAGAATGCATAAAACCACCACATACATAGGCGTCTTTTTGTTGTTCATTTTGCTGATCCTTATTCGGTTTTTCGAAAATGAGTTATTCTACGATCCGTAT encodes the following:
- the rodA gene encoding rod shape-determining protein RodA, giving the protein MLRETDKHFKFDWITIFLFLLLVGFGWLNIMSASYSGGDINYFNLSEPYGKQLIFILLTFGLIVVILSIDTKFYERFSSVIYIISMLSLVGLFIFGKNVNGATSWYAIGGMTFQPSEFAKAATALAVAKYISDLNTNIKNFKDQIKTFIIIIIPAILILLQNDAGSTIVYASFFFVLYREGLPQSYLNTVILLIIIAVSALKYDVMISVIVAFLLIFGYRFFNKKKAPLLRSVVVFMAAIAIAFGIKFFYESVLQPHQKDRISLWLRLEKDPEKLEFIKKTTAYNLNESEKAIGSGGITGKGFMEGTRTTGKFVPEQHTDYIFSTVGEEWGFLGSAVVVIVFVLLLIRVLHLAESQKSQFSRVYGYSVASILFLHFLINIGMVMGLIPTVGIPLPFFSYGGSGLWGFTILLFIFVKLDSNKINEW
- the mrdA gene encoding penicillin-binding protein 2 gives rise to the protein MRQFLLFITIILVGLLFLSRLFYLQVYSPNTQSLFEDNAIRKVYDYPKRGFVYDRNGELLVANQPSYDVMVIPREVKALDTLEFCSLLHIDKEQFLKQYNKARHYSPRLPSVFVSHLSKEDYAVLQEKMRKFEGFYIQKRSLREYQTSIGANVLGFIAEVNQATVDKNAYYKRGDLIGKQGVELSYEKELRGTKGIKFIQKDRFNRNIGPYKDGKFDTIPVQGKDITITIDAELQAYGELLMQNKRGGIVAIEPATGEILTLVSAPTYNPNLLVGRKRSKNYTKLYTDTISTPLIDRGLLRMHEPGSPFKALIALTALQENAITPNTTVFCTGAYHYGGRKPMGCHCGGGKRNLNLGIAKSCNSYFANAFRKTIDKDGDAYTAMNTWSDHIKSFGLGDFLGYDLPIGKKGNIPDGDYYNKWYPDFRWGATTIISNAIGQGEVLVTPIQLANMTAAIANRGHYYTPHIIKTIENQKLDLKYTTPKYTSIDKQHFEPVVQGLYDVYNKGTAHFLQVPGIEICGKTGTAENFTKIDSVRTQLTDHSIFIAFAPKDNPKIAIAVFVENGYYGARWAGRITSLMIEKYIKGEVSLKYMEKLVMEKSLEEEYAKPYSGEPFRINY
- a CDS encoding rod shape-determining protein MreD — encoded protein: MNNIISIHTIRFFFLLLFQVLIFNHINFLGYINPYIYILFIILFPIKNDRSTFLILSFLLGLAIDMFQDSGGMHAAASVSIAYARPVILRFAFGVQYENQTVKFHNLEFGSKLTYFTILTLLHHLVLFSLEIFNMSRIILVLQKTLFSGIFTILLCILLTTIFSKKKR
- the mreC gene encoding rod shape-determining protein MreC; translation: MQQIINFIIRNKSFLLFLLLFSLGVFFTIQSHSYHKSKFINSANFLSGGIYNSLNGFTSYFSLKSQNEMLSEENKRLKAIVYNSGRDQDSTYIDTASYGENYQFSTAKIIRNSYSASANILLINKGRHDSINEDFGVITSKGIVGIINNVSNNYATVISVLNTTSKISAQLQKTNHFGTLTWDGNSTAYAQLTDIPKIAPLKTGDTIVTSGRSSIFPKGIPVGTVANFNLGEAENYYTINLKLFNDMTNLEHIQIIENKNSPEINTLLNE
- a CDS encoding rod shape-determining protein; this encodes MGFFDFLTEDIAIDLGTANTLIIHNDKVVVDAPSIVARDRVSGKIIAVGQEASLMQGKTHENIKTIRPLKDGVIADFDASEQMISMFIRNIPALKKKFFTPALRMVICIPSGITEVEMRAVKESAERVNGKEVYLIHEPMAAAIGIGVDIMQPKGNMVVDIGGGTTEIAVIALGGIVCDKSVKIAGDVFTNDIVYYMRTQHNLYVGERTAEKIKIQIGAATEDLELPPEDMSVQGRDLLTGKPKQVQISYREIAKALDKSILRIEDAVMETLSQTPPELAADIYNTGIYLAGGGSMLRGLDKRLSQKTDLPVYIAEDPLRAVVRGTGITLKNLPKYKSVLIK
- the purH gene encoding bifunctional phosphoribosylaminoimidazolecarboxamide formyltransferase/IMP cyclohydrolase, giving the protein MSNQKTIKSALISVFSKNGLEPIVQKLNEQGVTIYSTGGTQKFINDLGINVVPVEDVTSYPSILGGRVKTLHPKVFGGILNRQNHAGDVAELESYDIPQIDVVIVDLYPFEKTVASGASEQDIIEKIDIGGISLIRAAAKNYADVICVSSVDDYAEFLELISENNGSISEEDRKRFAGKAFNVSSHYDTAIFNYFNQNHDEAVLKISETNGKVLRYGENPHQKGFFFGNFDKLFTKLHGKELSYNNLLDVDAAVNLMLEFKNDAPTFAILKHNNACGLAQRDSLHQAYVDALAGDPVSAFGGVLISNKEIDLDTAEEIHKLFCEVVIAPSFAAEALEVLKGKKNRILLEIHDVEMPKTNIRSCLNGVLVQDRNTITDTAKGLKHVTNNKPTQNELDDLIFASKICKHTKSNTIVLAKNKQLCASGTGQTSRVDALNQAIHKAQSFTFDLEGAVMASDAFFPFPDCVEIAKNAGISAVIQPGGSIKDQLSIDFCNANNLSMVMTGTRHFKH
- a CDS encoding GAF domain-containing protein, translated to MTFEPLRTQVNSIMKNSKSVDARLLEICELLESNIPYYNWVGFYFKNGDKNELKLGPYVGEPTDHTIIPFGKGICGQVALSNENFVVPDVSAQDNYIACSITVKAEIVIPIFIDGENIGQIDIDSNTPHPFSEKDERFLEFVCQKVAEIL
- the xrtF gene encoding exosortase family protein XrtF, whose product is MKTLLLKYKSVIKFILTFLLVYMVLTILYNLYLDASDGSIYYPDYFTHLVAIQTESLLNSFGYHAVLIPHPDEPSMKLILNGTYLARIIEGCNGVSIIILFLSFIVAFSGAFKTTLFYILSGSVLIYAVNLLRIVILTIGLYHYPEHANLLHNVIFPGIIYGMVFLLWIFWVNRFSKLNKKNA